One Microbacterium sp. zg-B96 genomic region harbors:
- a CDS encoding phage holin family protein: MSDPTPSEQKAATTSLGDLLGEVSRDISTLMRQEVELAKAEIKQSASRAGKGAGLLGGAGYAALMAIFFLSVALWWALGTLVGGGWSAVIVAVLWAIIAGILYVIGRRKLKEVEGAPQTVETLKEIPETLKRNEENR; the protein is encoded by the coding sequence ATGTCCGATCCGACACCGTCTGAGCAGAAGGCGGCGACCACGTCGCTGGGAGACCTGCTCGGCGAGGTCAGCCGGGACATCTCCACGCTGATGCGTCAGGAAGTGGAGCTGGCCAAGGCGGAGATCAAACAGTCGGCCAGCCGGGCCGGCAAGGGCGCAGGGTTGCTCGGCGGTGCCGGCTACGCGGCGCTGATGGCGATCTTCTTCCTGTCCGTGGCGCTGTGGTGGGCGCTGGGAACACTCGTCGGCGGCGGCTGGTCCGCCGTGATCGTCGCCGTGCTGTGGGCGATCATCGCGGGGATCCTGTACGTGATCGGCCGCCGCAAGCTCAAGGAAGTCGAGGGGGCGCCGCAGACCGTGGAGACCCTCAAAGAGATACCCGAAACGTTGAAGAGGAATGAGGAGAACCGATGA
- a CDS encoding DUF3618 domain-containing protein, producing MSDSPEQIRADIEQTRAELGGDVDALADKVSPSKIVHRQTDKVRTAVGSVRERVMGAADNAGSSISGAGSSAIGQVGDAKDRVVAKAEGNPLAVGLIAFGAGLLVASLIPASEKEKQVAADVKEKAQPLVDEATQVAQDMGEHLKGPAQDAATAVKDAATDSAETVKAETQTAAADVKDQAQQGREHLSGS from the coding sequence ATGAGCGACTCACCGGAACAGATCCGCGCAGACATCGAACAGACCAGAGCAGAACTCGGCGGCGACGTCGATGCCCTGGCAGACAAGGTGTCCCCGTCCAAGATTGTGCACCGCCAGACCGACAAGGTCAGAACGGCGGTCGGATCAGTGCGTGAGCGCGTCATGGGCGCCGCCGACAACGCCGGATCATCGATCTCAGGCGCAGGCTCCTCGGCAATCGGCCAGGTCGGCGATGCCAAGGATCGCGTCGTCGCCAAGGCCGAGGGCAATCCTCTCGCCGTGGGGCTGATCGCCTTCGGGGCGGGCCTGCTGGTGGCTTCCCTCATTCCGGCATCCGAGAAGGAGAAGCAGGTCGCAGCAGACGTCAAGGAGAAGGCGCAGCCGCTCGTCGATGAGGCGACGCAGGTCGCTCAGGACATGGGCGAGCACCTGAAGGGTCCTGCGCAGGATGCCGCGACGGCGGTGAAGGATGCCGCTACGGACTCCGCGGAAACGGTCAAGGCCGAGACACAGACGGCCGCGGCCGACGTGAAGGACCAGGCGCAGCAGGGCCGGGAGCACCTCTCCGGCAGCTGA
- a CDS encoding SRPBCC family protein, whose protein sequence is MGRRGIYVEITIGAPIADVWTLTQDAAQHGRWDVRFSEIRPTGHTPAGATRFAYTRRVPLHTVAGTGVSLGETSRPDGSRTSALRFATEDRLSPIRTGRGYWRYTPVAGGTRFITGYDYAPGWGRLPDLLVRPVLGWATAWSFDRLRIWLEHGEGPERWPLRSVLWFWRSDRPRAARCRRAPLGGSRRDDHLRTAPATLAALPDPEPAR, encoded by the coding sequence GTGGGGCGCCGGGGCATCTATGTCGAGATCACCATCGGCGCGCCCATCGCGGACGTCTGGACACTGACGCAGGATGCCGCCCAGCACGGCCGCTGGGACGTGCGTTTCTCGGAGATCCGGCCCACCGGACACACACCCGCGGGTGCGACCCGTTTCGCCTATACCCGGCGGGTCCCGCTGCACACCGTGGCGGGCACGGGTGTCAGTCTCGGCGAAACCTCGCGACCAGATGGGTCGCGCACGTCAGCGCTGCGGTTCGCCACCGAGGATCGACTCTCCCCCATCCGCACCGGCCGCGGATACTGGCGGTACACGCCGGTGGCAGGTGGTACGCGATTCATCACCGGGTACGACTACGCGCCCGGCTGGGGGCGTCTCCCGGACCTGCTCGTGCGCCCGGTGCTGGGGTGGGCCACTGCGTGGAGCTTCGACCGGCTTCGCATCTGGCTCGAGCACGGCGAAGGCCCAGAGCGCTGGCCGCTGCGCAGCGTGCTGTGGTTCTGGCGCTCCGACCGACCTCGCGCGGCGCGGTGCCGCCGCGCCCCGCTCGGCGGTTCCCGCCGTGACGATCATCTGCGCACAGCGCCGGCCACGCTCGCCGCGCTCCCCGACCCGGAGCCCGCTCGATGA
- a CDS encoding DUF4166 domain-containing protein: MTSIFERALGAEFARLHPMMQRRFGVGLSSAEACIGTGEMAIIRRGPWWTVPFLQIGRLHNILIPDVGTQVPFRIENFPYRDPFGRETVTFVRGYDIHGRQRRFDATMILVGDRIVDYLGTHQHLAVDLDLTVDDEGGLVLTSDAQRFYEGPIAFRFPMLFSGRARLRERFDERDGRFHIDLEVHNDRFGFLFGYRGSFTCDWIPASDAPPRLKPRRHERRH; encoded by the coding sequence ATGACCTCGATCTTCGAGCGCGCACTGGGAGCGGAGTTCGCGCGGCTGCATCCGATGATGCAACGACGCTTCGGCGTGGGACTGTCCTCCGCCGAGGCGTGCATCGGCACCGGCGAGATGGCGATCATCCGCCGTGGCCCGTGGTGGACCGTGCCGTTCCTGCAGATCGGGCGGCTGCACAACATCCTCATCCCCGATGTGGGTACCCAGGTGCCCTTCCGCATCGAGAACTTCCCGTACCGGGATCCCTTCGGCCGTGAGACGGTCACCTTCGTGCGCGGCTACGACATCCACGGCAGGCAGCGCCGATTCGACGCGACCATGATCCTCGTCGGCGACCGCATCGTGGACTACCTGGGGACCCATCAGCACCTCGCTGTCGACCTCGACCTGACCGTCGACGACGAGGGCGGGTTGGTTCTCACTTCGGACGCGCAACGGTTCTACGAGGGTCCGATCGCGTTCCGATTCCCCATGCTCTTCAGCGGCAGGGCACGCCTGCGCGAGCGGTTCGATGAACGGGACGGCCGTTTCCACATCGATCTGGAAGTGCACAACGATCGCTTCGGCTTCCTTTTCGGCTACCGAGGCTCGTTCACGTGCGATTGGATTCCCGCAAGCGACGCTCCCCCGCGCCTGAAGCCGCGGCGCCACGAACGTCGCCACTGA
- the ctaD gene encoding cytochrome c oxidase subunit I, with protein sequence MPPRQAALLSATRIEQKGNILVRWLTSTDHKTIGYMYIIASMVFFLLGGLMALMIRAELFEPGMQVVPTKEQYNQLFTMHGTIMLLMFATPLFAGFANAVMPLQIGAPDVAFPRLNALSFWLFFFGSVIALSGFLTPQGAAAFGWTAYQPLANATFSPGVGGNLWMLGLGMSGFGTILGSVNFITTVITMRAPGMTMWRMPIFTWNTLVTSILVIMAFPVLAAALFAAASDRVLGSHIFDPQNGGVLLWQHLFWFFGHPEVYIIALPFFGIISEVIPVFSRKPIFGYKTLVYATIAIAALSVAVWAHHMYVTGAVLLPFFALMTMLIAVPTGVKIFNWIGTMWRGSVTFETPMAFALGFLVTFVFGGLTGVILASPPLDFQISDTYFVVAHFHYVVFGTVVFAMFAGFYFWWPKWTGRMLNERLGYVHFWMVFIGFHMTFLIQHWLGVQGMPRRYADYSALDAFTWQNQLSTVGAMILGASMLPFLLNVWITARKAPKITVNDPWGYGGSLEWATSCPPPRHNFTSIPRIRSERPAFDVNHPEAGVPVGVGPAMDAPQAPVADAEDGEVKRG encoded by the coding sequence CTGCCGCCCCGCCAGGCCGCGCTGCTGAGCGCGACGCGCATCGAGCAGAAGGGCAACATCCTGGTGCGGTGGTTGACCTCCACCGACCACAAGACGATCGGCTACATGTACATCATCGCCTCGATGGTGTTCTTCCTGCTGGGCGGGCTCATGGCGCTCATGATCCGCGCCGAGCTGTTCGAACCGGGCATGCAGGTCGTGCCCACCAAAGAGCAGTACAACCAGCTGTTCACGATGCACGGCACCATCATGCTGCTGATGTTCGCGACGCCGCTGTTCGCCGGGTTCGCCAACGCGGTCATGCCGTTGCAGATCGGTGCGCCCGATGTCGCGTTCCCCCGTTTGAACGCCCTGTCGTTCTGGCTGTTCTTCTTCGGGTCCGTCATCGCCCTGTCCGGGTTCCTCACTCCGCAGGGCGCAGCCGCGTTCGGGTGGACCGCGTATCAGCCGCTGGCCAATGCCACATTCTCGCCCGGCGTCGGGGGAAACCTGTGGATGCTGGGGCTCGGCATGAGCGGCTTCGGCACGATCCTCGGGTCGGTGAACTTCATCACAACGGTCATCACGATGCGCGCCCCCGGGATGACGATGTGGCGCATGCCGATCTTCACCTGGAACACCCTGGTCACCAGCATCCTCGTGATCATGGCGTTCCCGGTGCTCGCCGCGGCCCTGTTCGCCGCGGCATCCGACCGCGTCTTGGGCTCACATATCTTCGATCCACAGAACGGCGGTGTGCTGCTGTGGCAGCACTTGTTCTGGTTCTTCGGTCACCCCGAGGTGTACATCATCGCGTTGCCGTTCTTCGGGATCATCTCCGAGGTGATCCCCGTCTTCAGTCGCAAGCCGATCTTCGGGTACAAGACCCTGGTGTACGCCACGATCGCGATCGCCGCACTCTCGGTAGCGGTGTGGGCGCACCACATGTACGTCACCGGAGCGGTGCTGCTGCCGTTCTTCGCGCTCATGACGATGCTCATCGCGGTGCCCACCGGGGTGAAGATCTTCAACTGGATCGGCACGATGTGGCGCGGGTCGGTCACGTTTGAAACGCCGATGGCGTTCGCCCTGGGGTTCTTGGTCACCTTCGTGTTCGGCGGTTTGACCGGCGTGATCCTGGCGTCGCCGCCGCTGGACTTCCAGATCTCGGACACCTACTTCGTGGTCGCGCACTTCCACTATGTGGTGTTCGGCACGGTCGTGTTCGCGATGTTCGCCGGGTTCTACTTCTGGTGGCCCAAGTGGACGGGTCGGATGCTCAACGAGCGTCTCGGCTACGTGCACTTCTGGATGGTGTTCATCGGGTTCCACATGACGTTCCTCATCCAGCACTGGCTGGGAGTGCAGGGCATGCCCCGCCGCTACGCCGACTACTCGGCGCTCGATGCGTTCACCTGGCAGAACCAGCTCTCCACCGTGGGGGCGATGATCCTGGGCGCTTCCATGTTGCCGTTCCTGCTCAACGTCTGGATCACCGCGCGCAAGGCGCCGAAGATCACCGTGAACGATCCGTGGGGCTATGGCGGTTCGCTCGAGTGGGCCACCAGCTGCCCGCCGCCGCGCCACAACTTCACGTCGATCCCGCGCATCCGCAGCGAGCGCCCCGCCTTCGACGTCAACCATCCGGAAGCGGGCGTGCCCGTCGGCGTCGGTCCCGCCATGGACGCGCCACAGGCGCCCGTCGCCGACGCCGAAGACGGCGAGGTCAAACGGGGCTGA
- a CDS encoding GIY-YIG nuclease family protein has product MVTSGALPGPCLLCGGDRGSRVDGAWICAVCGWRYGDVPDEDLPLPRIHVVYYLRYDRRVKIGTSARPRQRLAAIWHEELLAFEQGGRPLEQQRHREFAGIREGGEWFTLTDELATHIAALRAVGDPWQLYARWLSEALRA; this is encoded by the coding sequence GTGGTGACGAGCGGTGCCCTGCCCGGGCCATGTCTGCTGTGCGGCGGCGACCGCGGTTCGCGGGTCGACGGTGCGTGGATCTGCGCAGTCTGCGGCTGGCGGTACGGTGATGTGCCCGACGAGGACCTTCCCCTCCCCCGCATCCACGTCGTCTACTACCTGCGGTACGACCGCAGGGTGAAGATCGGCACGAGCGCACGTCCGCGGCAGCGGCTCGCCGCGATCTGGCACGAGGAGCTGCTCGCGTTCGAGCAGGGTGGCAGGCCTCTCGAGCAGCAGCGGCACCGCGAGTTCGCCGGCATCCGTGAAGGCGGCGAATGGTTCACGCTCACCGACGAGCTCGCCACTCATATCGCGGCCCTGCGGGCGGTCGGCGACCCCTGGCAGCTGTACGCGCGCTGGTTGAGCGAGGCGTTGCGCGCGTGA
- the cls gene encoding cardiolipin synthase yields MNANVAAIIGGILVIADFVIRIIALIVIPRERKPTAAMAWLLAIFLIPFIGVFLFLVIGNVKLPKARRLKQREIDRMIAERAKDIDDPTDRASWEGWFPPLVRQNEVLGALPALGGNTAELIGEYQNSIDAMTAAIDTATRFVHVEFYIVSWDATTRGFFAALERAVERGVTVRLLADFIASRRTVGHDETFAELDRIGVTWSYMLPVRPFKGEYQRPDLRNHRKLVVVDGRVGFTGSQNLIDRSYRSEKNLKRGLQWQELVTRVSGPVVTALNAVFISDWYLETDELLGAQERVPVADLPVSTSPDAPVCQVVPSGPAYDAENGLRLFLTLVTSARSKAIITSPYFVPDEAMMYAITSACFRGLDVQLFVSEIGDQGSVWHAQRSYYRDLLRAGVKVWMYPGPYILHAKHLSIDDDVAVIGSSNMDIRSFSLNAEVSLLVHGRAFVTQMRAVEQGYRDAGRQLTLAEWDKEPASATFVDGIARLTSALQ; encoded by the coding sequence GTGAACGCAAACGTGGCCGCCATCATCGGCGGCATCCTCGTGATCGCGGATTTCGTGATCCGCATCATCGCGCTCATCGTGATCCCGCGCGAGCGAAAGCCGACAGCGGCGATGGCGTGGCTGCTCGCGATCTTCCTGATTCCGTTCATCGGGGTGTTCCTGTTCCTCGTGATCGGCAACGTGAAGCTGCCGAAGGCGCGGCGTCTGAAGCAGCGGGAGATCGACCGCATGATCGCCGAGCGAGCCAAGGACATCGACGACCCGACCGATCGGGCGTCATGGGAGGGGTGGTTCCCGCCGCTGGTTCGGCAGAACGAGGTGCTGGGTGCGCTGCCGGCCCTCGGCGGCAACACCGCGGAACTCATCGGGGAGTATCAGAATTCGATCGATGCCATGACCGCTGCCATCGATACCGCCACGCGGTTCGTCCACGTGGAGTTCTACATCGTCTCGTGGGACGCCACCACCCGGGGCTTCTTCGCTGCGTTGGAGCGCGCGGTCGAGCGGGGTGTCACGGTGCGACTGCTCGCCGACTTCATTGCATCCCGGCGCACCGTGGGGCATGACGAGACGTTCGCCGAGCTCGATCGCATCGGGGTGACATGGAGCTATATGCTCCCGGTGCGGCCGTTCAAGGGGGAATATCAGCGGCCCGACCTCCGCAATCACCGCAAGCTCGTCGTCGTGGACGGTCGCGTCGGATTCACGGGGTCGCAGAACCTGATCGACCGCTCCTACCGGTCGGAGAAGAACCTCAAGCGCGGTCTGCAGTGGCAGGAATTGGTGACCCGGGTCAGTGGCCCGGTCGTGACCGCGTTGAACGCCGTCTTCATCTCAGACTGGTATCTCGAGACGGATGAGCTGCTCGGCGCCCAGGAACGCGTCCCGGTCGCCGATCTGCCCGTCAGCACCTCGCCCGACGCACCGGTGTGCCAGGTCGTGCCGAGCGGTCCGGCGTATGACGCCGAGAACGGGCTGCGGCTGTTCCTCACCCTGGTGACCTCTGCGCGGTCGAAAGCGATCATCACGAGTCCGTACTTCGTGCCCGACGAGGCGATGATGTACGCGATCACGTCGGCGTGCTTCCGCGGCCTGGACGTCCAGCTGTTCGTCTCCGAGATCGGCGACCAGGGGTCGGTGTGGCATGCGCAGCGGTCGTACTACCGCGATCTGCTGCGTGCGGGGGTGAAGGTCTGGATGTATCCGGGGCCGTACATCCTGCACGCCAAGCACCTCTCCATCGACGACGACGTCGCGGTGATCGGTTCGAGCAACATGGACATCCGCTCGTTCAGCCTCAACGCCGAGGTCTCCCTGCTCGTGCACGGCCGCGCGTTCGTCACGCAGATGCGCGCCGTCGAGCAGGGCTACCGCGACGCGGGACGGCAGCTGACGCTGGCGGAATGGGACAAGGAGCCCGCGTCGGCCACGTTCGTCGACGGCATCGCCCGGCTCACCTCCGCGCTGCAGTAG
- a CDS encoding AI-2E family transporter produces MTEAEDHVAGNHRNAFILLALGGAVLACFGIAALGSIIAPVFLAMILTICMHPLRVWLERHRVPRGIATGAVILAVVVLLVGFGYAVLVAFGQFSALLPQFADQIAGFGEEAVAWLKSVGISSRELNALIADFDPSVLVDFVGGLIGGLAGIGSALVILLTIALLLGMDAGHVATVLAQTSKTHPLVVTSMSAYAANVRRYMVATTLLGLAQGVIDFVALVLLGVPGAFIWGLLAFLCSFIPNIGYFVAIIPPIVFGALVGGWPTVIAVIVVYAVINAIVQSVIQPRVIGNAVSLSQTITFFSVLFWAVILGPIGAILAIPLTLLVRLVLVDTYPPAGWVRPLLGDLRGAGKGRAL; encoded by the coding sequence GTGACGGAAGCGGAGGACCACGTGGCGGGCAACCATCGCAACGCGTTCATCCTGCTCGCCCTCGGGGGTGCGGTCCTCGCATGCTTCGGCATCGCCGCGCTCGGGTCGATCATCGCCCCGGTCTTCCTCGCCATGATCCTGACGATCTGCATGCATCCACTGCGGGTCTGGCTGGAACGACATCGGGTGCCCCGGGGGATCGCCACCGGGGCGGTGATCCTTGCTGTCGTCGTGCTGCTGGTCGGCTTTGGCTATGCGGTGCTCGTCGCGTTCGGTCAGTTCAGCGCGCTGCTGCCGCAGTTCGCCGACCAGATCGCGGGCTTTGGGGAAGAGGCGGTCGCATGGTTGAAGTCCGTCGGCATCTCCTCACGAGAACTCAACGCGCTCATCGCCGACTTCGATCCGTCGGTCCTGGTCGACTTCGTGGGCGGCCTCATCGGCGGACTCGCCGGCATCGGCTCGGCCCTGGTCATCCTCCTCACCATCGCGCTGCTGCTGGGGATGGACGCCGGCCATGTGGCCACCGTGCTGGCGCAGACCAGCAAGACCCATCCGCTGGTCGTCACGAGCATGTCCGCGTATGCCGCGAACGTGCGTAGGTACATGGTCGCCACCACCCTGCTCGGACTCGCGCAGGGCGTCATCGACTTCGTCGCCCTGGTGCTGCTCGGTGTGCCGGGAGCGTTCATCTGGGGGCTGCTGGCATTCCTATGCAGCTTCATCCCGAACATCGGCTACTTCGTGGCGATCATCCCGCCGATCGTGTTCGGCGCCCTGGTGGGCGGATGGCCGACGGTCATCGCGGTGATCGTCGTGTACGCCGTGATCAACGCGATCGTGCAATCGGTCATCCAGCCTCGGGTGATCGGCAACGCCGTCTCACTCAGTCAGACCATCACCTTCTTCTCCGTGCTGTTCTGGGCGGTCATTCTCGGGCCGATCGGCGCGATCCTCGCGATCCCGCTGACGCTGCTGGTGCGCCTGGTGCTCGTCGACACCTACCCGCCGGCAGGCTGGGTGCGCCCGCTGCTGGGCGACCTGAGGGGTGCCGGGAAAGGAAGGGCGCTGTGA
- a CDS encoding response regulator transcription factor: protein MAGAASTGSVDSVRVVLVDDEALIRAGLRMLLDAEPGIEVVGEASDGQAAIDLVARAKPAVVVMDVRMAGIDGVAATRTLASEEFSRATGARAEVLILTTFSDDDAVRDAIRAGAAGFILKSSAPAVLPAAIRALASGEGWLDPAITRALLNEYASSPELSLPAAAALHQLTPREREVLAAIATGRTNPQIAADLFLSEATVKTHVHRIFIKLGLNDRAQAVAFAFRTGIVRAGPVERGAAPQ, encoded by the coding sequence ATGGCAGGTGCAGCGTCCACCGGCAGCGTCGACTCCGTGCGGGTCGTGCTGGTCGACGACGAGGCCCTGATCCGTGCCGGGCTGCGCATGCTGCTCGACGCCGAGCCCGGCATCGAGGTCGTGGGCGAGGCATCGGACGGTCAGGCCGCGATCGACCTCGTGGCGCGCGCCAAACCGGCTGTCGTGGTCATGGATGTCCGTATGGCCGGGATCGACGGGGTCGCGGCAACGCGAACCCTGGCATCCGAGGAGTTCTCCCGAGCCACCGGTGCGCGAGCGGAGGTGCTGATCCTCACGACGTTCAGCGACGACGACGCCGTGCGTGACGCGATCCGCGCCGGTGCCGCCGGCTTCATCCTGAAGAGCTCTGCTCCCGCGGTGCTGCCCGCCGCCATTCGCGCGCTGGCCTCCGGTGAGGGCTGGCTCGACCCCGCGATCACGCGCGCCCTGCTCAACGAGTACGCCTCGTCGCCGGAACTGTCGCTGCCCGCGGCGGCAGCGCTGCACCAATTGACCCCCCGTGAGCGAGAGGTCCTCGCGGCGATCGCCACTGGACGGACCAACCCGCAGATCGCGGCGGACCTGTTCCTGAGCGAGGCGACCGTCAAAACGCATGTGCACCGGATCTTCATCAAGCTCGGCCTCAACGACCGGGCGCAGGCGGTGGCGTTCGCGTTCCGGACAGGGATCGTCCGGGCAGGTCCCGTCGAGCGGGGTGCAGCACCGCAGTGA
- a CDS encoding histidine kinase → MSGQTTLSRTTTTPPRVMPPRDVLGEATVAGVALLMFAATILDSPVLPRRWVELLLLIVSTVPVLWRTRAPVPALALVLGMQTVLFVFLEPPIADASEAALIATSVALGTVASRCSFWVSVAALVFTSSCIAFFLLDGYPPSSAPWAFFSSGAVCCLSWGLGSLARVHNARIAHLQAEQKRVTEMVQAQRGQIASELNRIIASAVTGMLGNAGMATQTIEQDPQRAARALAAIESTGVEALSDVRRLMGVLRDSPAFSFHAEPATAESIGRGPIRHRLLHLDRSDVIIGAGAALLSAAVAALSLWGDARWSASAFLAVTLCVLMWRNRFPVTVFALVLVSLASAVLLFNAGDFVWETSISLLPVLLSLFAVSSGAPVWASVPALLIAWIYLAVPALAYPRVLTQNLVVIGVISVTVWVGGLLAGRRRRRIARLESVRQAAEAAADRDRARLARDLHDVIGHSITGMILQAAGARRILAQDPQRAAAALPEIESAGAAAMRELEQFVGLLQGASARHTSDPPHPSAGLADIDALIAQNGSSLGRIERTSVGDPQRLEPSVDLAAYYVIREALTNAAKHAGPDARVEIAVRWGDDRVRLQVTSTPSAKVAAPLSFALGGGYGLIGARERARVAGGDLTWTAQDGAFTVAAALPTSPVR, encoded by the coding sequence ATGAGCGGACAAACGACCCTGTCACGCACGACGACGACACCCCCGCGCGTGATGCCTCCGCGCGATGTGCTCGGCGAGGCGACCGTGGCCGGCGTCGCACTGCTCATGTTCGCGGCAACGATCCTCGACTCCCCGGTGTTGCCGCGCCGCTGGGTCGAGCTTCTGCTGCTGATCGTCAGCACGGTGCCGGTGCTGTGGCGCACGCGGGCACCGGTGCCGGCGCTCGCGCTGGTTCTCGGCATGCAGACCGTGCTGTTCGTGTTCCTTGAGCCGCCGATTGCGGACGCTTCGGAGGCGGCCCTGATCGCGACGTCCGTCGCGTTGGGCACCGTCGCATCCCGCTGTTCTTTCTGGGTCTCGGTCGCTGCGCTGGTCTTCACCAGCTCGTGCATCGCGTTCTTCCTGTTGGACGGCTACCCTCCGAGCAGCGCGCCGTGGGCGTTCTTCTCCTCGGGAGCGGTCTGCTGCCTGTCGTGGGGACTCGGCAGCCTCGCGCGCGTGCACAACGCACGGATCGCGCACCTGCAGGCGGAGCAGAAGCGGGTCACCGAGATGGTGCAGGCCCAACGCGGTCAGATCGCATCGGAGCTCAACCGCATCATCGCGAGCGCCGTCACGGGGATGCTCGGCAATGCCGGGATGGCGACCCAGACCATCGAGCAGGACCCACAGCGCGCCGCTCGCGCCCTTGCGGCGATCGAGTCGACGGGGGTCGAAGCACTGAGCGACGTCCGGCGGCTCATGGGAGTGCTCCGGGACAGCCCTGCGTTCTCGTTCCACGCCGAACCGGCCACAGCCGAATCGATCGGGCGCGGGCCGATCCGTCACCGGCTCCTGCACCTGGACCGCTCCGACGTCATCATCGGAGCGGGGGCCGCCCTGCTCAGCGCCGCCGTCGCCGCGCTCTCGCTGTGGGGCGACGCCCGGTGGAGCGCGAGCGCGTTCCTCGCCGTCACCCTTTGCGTGCTCATGTGGCGCAACAGGTTCCCGGTCACGGTGTTCGCGCTCGTCCTCGTCAGCCTGGCGAGCGCCGTCCTGCTGTTCAACGCGGGCGACTTCGTGTGGGAGACATCGATCTCGCTCCTGCCCGTCCTGCTCTCATTGTTCGCCGTGTCCAGCGGTGCGCCGGTGTGGGCCTCGGTCCCCGCCCTGCTCATCGCGTGGATCTACCTCGCTGTGCCCGCGCTGGCATACCCGAGGGTGTTGACCCAGAACCTCGTCGTCATCGGCGTGATCTCTGTCACGGTGTGGGTCGGCGGCCTGCTCGCAGGTCGACGACGGCGGCGCATCGCGCGACTGGAGTCGGTGAGACAGGCCGCGGAGGCCGCCGCGGATCGGGACCGCGCGCGGCTCGCTCGCGATCTGCACGACGTGATCGGACACTCGATCACCGGGATGATTCTCCAGGCCGCCGGTGCCCGCCGCATCCTCGCCCAGGATCCGCAGCGTGCCGCCGCGGCGCTGCCCGAAATCGAGTCCGCCGGAGCTGCCGCAATGCGGGAGTTGGAACAGTTCGTGGGACTGCTCCAGGGCGCTTCGGCGCGGCATACGTCCGATCCGCCGCACCCGTCTGCCGGACTGGCCGATATCGACGCGTTGATCGCGCAGAACGGGTCGTCGCTCGGGCGGATCGAGCGCACGAGCGTCGGCGATCCGCAGCGACTGGAGCCGAGCGTGGACCTCGCCGCGTACTACGTCATCCGAGAGGCGCTGACGAACGCAGCGAAGCATGCCGGTCCCGACGCTCGGGTGGAGATCGCGGTTCGCTGGGGCGACGATCGTGTCCGACTCCAGGTCACGAGCACCCCATCAGCGAAGGTCGCAGCGCCGCTTTCCTTCGCGCTCGGGGGTGGCTATGGCCTGATCGGCGCTCGGGAACGGGCACGGGTCGCGGGTGGGGATCTGACATGGACGGCGCAGGACGGTGCATTCACCGTCGCGGCCGCCCTGCCCACGTCCCCCGTCCGGTGA
- a CDS encoding LysR family transcriptional regulator, which produces MNVTHLERFVAVAEELHFPRAANALGIPLASLYTSIEKLEAEVGHPLFTRDNDGTRLTKVGALFLDEAKEQIATAPAPAPKPVVPAGGKAKASKGKGRTPVVKGQPKPYKKRQGR; this is translated from the coding sequence GTGAACGTCACCCACCTTGAACGGTTTGTCGCGGTGGCCGAAGAGCTGCACTTCCCGCGTGCCGCGAACGCCCTCGGCATCCCGCTCGCATCCTTGTACACCTCGATCGAGAAACTCGAAGCCGAAGTGGGACACCCGCTTTTCACCCGGGACAACGACGGAACCCGGCTGACCAAGGTCGGCGCCCTGTTCCTCGACGAAGCGAAGGAGCAGATCGCTACGGCGCCCGCGCCTGCGCCGAAGCCGGTCGTGCCCGCAGGCGGCAAGGCCAAGGCGTCCAAGGGCAAGGGCCGCACCCCGGTGGTGAAGGGGCAGCCGAAGCCCTACAAGAAGCGTCAGGGTCGCTAG